Proteins encoded together in one Ipomoea triloba cultivar NCNSP0323 chromosome 4, ASM357664v1 window:
- the LOC116015311 gene encoding lysM domain-containing protein ARB_03438-like gives MAQISDKFYIMVPVLSFLLILSHTESRILTGGKTDAALECTNAVGAESGDTCQGVATQFNLTLEQFLGVNPNINCDSMFVGQWLCIV, from the exons atGGCTCAAATATCTGACAAGTTTTACATCATGGTTCCTGTTCTCTCTTTTCTTCTGATTCTATCACACACTGAGAGTCGAATTCTAACtg GAGGAAAGACAGACGCAGCGCTAGAGTGCACTAATGCTGTTGGAGCAGAAAGCGGTGATACCTGTCAGGGTGTTGCAACGCAGTTCAACCTGACACTGGAACAGTTCCTCGGAGTGAATCCCAATATCAACTGTGACAGCATGTTCGTTGGTCAATGGCTGTGCATTGTTTGA
- the LOC116015310 gene encoding protein-lysine methyltransferase METTL21D isoform X2, with product MFEALGYQLQFSQDPNSKHLGTTVWDASMVLVKFLEKNCRKGRFRPSKLKGKRVIELGAGCGVAGFGMALLGCDVVSTDQTEVLPLLMRNVERNTSRVTQMNPDSDSFGSIKVAELNWGDEDQIKAVEPPFDYIIGTDVVYAEHLLEPLLQTILALSGPKTTILLGYEIRSTNVHEKMLELWKRNFEVKTVPKAKMDSNYQHPSIQLFIMSLKPSVESAESIAHGPAQKTKLSGSRELKHGSDEEDDDDNSYKADEDDLRVNEVIVDDKLVVDLENKKLSEWETRRYGAIAARLLRDIKIT from the exons ATGTTTGAGGCGCTAGGATACCAACTTCAGTTTTCTCAG GATCCTAATTCCAAACACTTGGGTACTACAGTTTGGGATGCATCAATGGTTTTGGTCAAGTTTCTG GAGAAAAATTGTCGAAAAGGAAGGTTTCGTCCATCCAAATTGAAGGGGAAGCGTGTAATTGAACTTGGAGCAGGTTGTGGAGTAGCTGGATTTG GCATGGCATTGCTTGGATGTGATGTTGTTTCAACAGACCAAACTGAGGTGTTGCCATTGTTGATGAGAAATGTTGAACGTAATACTTCCAGGGTAACGCAGATGAACCCTGATTCAG attCATTTGGTTCCATAAAGGTTGCAGAGTTAAACTGGGGTGATGAAGATCAAATCAAAGCTGTTGAACCACCGTTTGACTACATCATTGGCACTGATGTT GTTTATGCAGAGCACCTCCTGGAACCACTTCTGCAGACAATTCTTGCACTATCTGGACCCAAAACCACAATTTTG TTGGGATATGAAATTCGCTCAACGAATGTCCATGAAAAAATGCTTGAACTGTGGAAGAGAAATTTTGAGGTCAAAACGGTTCCAAAAGCAAAG ATGGACAGTAACTACCAGCATCCTAGCATCCAATTATTCATAATGAGCTTAAAGCCATCCGTGGAGAGCGCAGAAAGTATTGCACATGGGCCCGCTCAGAAGACCAAGCTTTCTGGGTCCAGAGAACTTAAACACGGAtcagatgaagaagatgatgatgataatagtTACAAGGCTGATGAGGATGATTTGAGAGTGAATGAAGTCATAGTGGATGACAAGCTAGTTGTAGATCTGGAAAATAAAAAGCTTAGTGAATGGGAAACACGAAGATATGGTGCTATAGCTGCTCGACTTCTTCGTGATATCAAGATAACTTAA
- the LOC116015310 gene encoding protein N-lysine methyltransferase METTL21A isoform X1 has protein sequence MEPDRLNSPHTSAIMFEALGYQLQFSQDPNSKHLGTTVWDASMVLVKFLEKNCRKGRFRPSKLKGKRVIELGAGCGVAGFGMALLGCDVVSTDQTEVLPLLMRNVERNTSRVTQMNPDSDSFGSIKVAELNWGDEDQIKAVEPPFDYIIGTDVVYAEHLLEPLLQTILALSGPKTTILLGYEIRSTNVHEKMLELWKRNFEVKTVPKAKMDSNYQHPSIQLFIMSLKPSVESAESIAHGPAQKTKLSGSRELKHGSDEEDDDDNSYKADEDDLRVNEVIVDDKLVVDLENKKLSEWETRRYGAIAARLLRDIKIT, from the exons ATGGAACCGGATAG ATTAAATTCTCCACACACATCTGCAATCATGTTTGAGGCGCTAGGATACCAACTTCAGTTTTCTCAG GATCCTAATTCCAAACACTTGGGTACTACAGTTTGGGATGCATCAATGGTTTTGGTCAAGTTTCTG GAGAAAAATTGTCGAAAAGGAAGGTTTCGTCCATCCAAATTGAAGGGGAAGCGTGTAATTGAACTTGGAGCAGGTTGTGGAGTAGCTGGATTTG GCATGGCATTGCTTGGATGTGATGTTGTTTCAACAGACCAAACTGAGGTGTTGCCATTGTTGATGAGAAATGTTGAACGTAATACTTCCAGGGTAACGCAGATGAACCCTGATTCAG attCATTTGGTTCCATAAAGGTTGCAGAGTTAAACTGGGGTGATGAAGATCAAATCAAAGCTGTTGAACCACCGTTTGACTACATCATTGGCACTGATGTT GTTTATGCAGAGCACCTCCTGGAACCACTTCTGCAGACAATTCTTGCACTATCTGGACCCAAAACCACAATTTTG TTGGGATATGAAATTCGCTCAACGAATGTCCATGAAAAAATGCTTGAACTGTGGAAGAGAAATTTTGAGGTCAAAACGGTTCCAAAAGCAAAG ATGGACAGTAACTACCAGCATCCTAGCATCCAATTATTCATAATGAGCTTAAAGCCATCCGTGGAGAGCGCAGAAAGTATTGCACATGGGCCCGCTCAGAAGACCAAGCTTTCTGGGTCCAGAGAACTTAAACACGGAtcagatgaagaagatgatgatgataatagtTACAAGGCTGATGAGGATGATTTGAGAGTGAATGAAGTCATAGTGGATGACAAGCTAGTTGTAGATCTGGAAAATAAAAAGCTTAGTGAATGGGAAACACGAAGATATGGTGCTATAGCTGCTCGACTTCTTCGTGATATCAAGATAACTTAA
- the LOC116016193 gene encoding kinesin-like protein KIN-12F, producing the protein MHWQVISYNTSLLAYGQTGSGKTYTLWGPPSAMVETPSTNGLQGIVPRIFQMLFDNIEREHGNSEKKQISYQCHCSFLEVYNGHIGDLLDPMQRNLKIKDDTKNGFYVENLAEEYDSLEKFFVAFGIEQKLPILVLPPTDIQVIECEQSEAEQGLYYALYKKSLPGSGKKFHLKENGKSLA; encoded by the exons ATGCATTGGCAGGTTATAAGTTATAACACATCACTCTTGGCTTATGGACAG ACTGGGAGTGGAAAGACATACACATTGTGGGGACCTCCCAGTGCAATGGTTGAGACTCCATCAACCAATGGTCTTCAGGGCATTGTTCCACGCATTTTCCAGATGTTGTTTGATAACATTGAGAGA GAGCATGGGAATTctgaaaagaaacaaataagTTACCAATGTCATTGTTCATTCCTTGAG GTATACAATGGCCATATTGGGGATTTACTTGATCCTATGCAGAggaatttgaag ATAAAGGATGACACCAAAAATGGATTTTATGTTGAGAATCTGGCAGAGGAATAT GATTCTTTGGAGAAGTTTTTCGTGGCATTTGGAATAGAACAAAAGTT GCCAATTCTTGTCCTGCCTCCAACTGATATCCAAGTCATTGAGTGTGAACAGTCGGAAGCAGAGCAAGGACTCTATTATGCCCTCTACAAGAAATCTTTACCGGGGAGTGGAAAGAAATTTCATCTTAAAGAAAACGGGAAATCTCTTGCATGA
- the LOC116015233 gene encoding secoisolariciresinol dehydrogenase-like, giving the protein MAASSLQLPVFKRLEGKVAIITGAANGIGATTARLFAQHGCKVIIADIDDKNGHSVAEEIGPEYALFIHCDVRIESDVQNAVDTTVSRYGKLDIMFSNAGVAGSRDTSILEASPENINLVFETNVFGAFFCAKHAARVMIPARKGSVIFSASAASEVFGITSDTYTASKCAVVGLCKSLCVEMGKYGIKANCVSPYVILTKLGMSIMPTQDRKLAEEIVAEASNFKGKTLTTEDVAEAALYLAGDESMFVSGLNLLIDGGFTTTNIAFQVAVEKVLGGGEGTAA; this is encoded by the exons ATGGCAGCCTCTTCCCTTCAACTTCCCGTGTTCAAAAG ACTAGAAGGAAAGGTTGCTATCATAACAGGAGCAGCCAACGGCATAGGAGCAACCACGGCGAGGCTCTTTGCTCAACATGGGTGCAAGGTTATCATTGCTGACATTGACGACAAGAATGGTCACTCCGTGGCCGAAGAGATCGGCCCGGAATACGCACTATTCATCCACTGCGACGTCAGAATCGAATCAGACGTCCAAAATGCGGTGGACACCACCGTTTCCAGGTACGGAAAGTTAGACATCATGTTCAGCAATGCAGGCGTCGCAGGGAGCCGAGACACCAGCATCTTGGAGGCCAGCCCAGAAAACATCAACCTAGTTTTCGAGACGAATGTGTTCGGAGCATTCTTCTGCGCCAAACACGCGGCCAGGGTGATGATTCCGGCGAGGAAGGGCAGCGTAATATTCTCGGCGAGCGCGGCGTCGGAGGTGTTCGGGATCACCTCCGACACGTACACGGCATCCAAGTGCGCCGTGGTGGGATTATGCAAGAGCCTGTGCGTTGAAATGGGGAAATATGGGATCAAAGCCAACTGCGTTTCGCCTTATGTAATTCTGACTAAGTTGGGAATGAGTATAATGCCCACCCAGGATAGGAAATTGGCGGAGGAAATTGTGGCAGAAGCTTCAAATTTCAAAGGGAAAACTTTGACGACGGAGGATGTAGCAGAGGCGGCTTTGTACCTCGCCGGCGACGAGTCTATGTTCGTAAGCGGGCTCAACCTTTTGATTGATGGGGGATTTACCACCACCAATATAGCCTTTCAAGTGGCTGTTGAAAAAGTATTGGGCGGCGGGGAAGGGACAGCCGCCTAA